The window TTCATCAAACAAAGTCATTTTAAACTAATGATTAATTAATCTCAAGAACAGGAACAATGCTCTGAATTATacttaaaaaagaacaaagtcACTTCTTTGATATTCAGCTCAGTTTGGCTAAGTCAAATCTCTTCTGCTGCTTCATGATGATTGTCAACTGTTATGCCTCTTACGGATCTTACCTCATCTTTATGACTTTTTCTCACTCGTAGAAGTTCTTCCTTAATTAATCTTAATTGTTTAAGGTAAGAGACAATTCAAGAAACCTTATAATACTCGAACAGATTCTAGAGTTATCTTCTTCATAGTAAACGGTGTGACAATGACGTTTCATTCAATCAATGCTGGCCTCAAGGATTCAATATGTTAAATTCAAAGTTGATATctaagtcaaaatgttgaatgAAGCCATGGGAGAACTGATTTGCAGGTGCAAGCTTTcatcttttctctttttctcgaCGATCATTGCTCTGTTTTCAACAAAATCGTTAGCAATCGATAGCATAAAAGCAGGGGAATCCATTAATGGCAGTACCCAGATGTTAATTTCACCTGAAAGCAAGTTCGTGTTGGGAATCTTCAATCCCCAGGGCTCCAAATATCATTACTTGGGCATATGGTACAACAACATCCCACAAACTGTCGTGTGGGTCGCAAACAGAGACAACCCACTTGTGAATTCCTCTGCTCATTTAGTATTCAAAGGAGAAAACATTGTTCTTCTGAACAAAACAGGTGGGATTTTATGGACTTCCAATTCTCCACGATCATTGAAAGAACGAGAGGTTCAGCTGTTAGATACAGGGAATTTGGTTTTAAGAGAAACAGGGTCTCAAGATTATGCGTGGCAGAGCTTCGATTACCCGTCTGATACTCTATTACCTGGGATGAAACTGGGTTGGGATTCAAAAACCGGCCTGAACCGGAAGTTAACGTCTTGGAAAAACCCAAATGATCCATCGTCTGGGGATTACACATACAGTGTGGAAATGGATGGGCTTCCACAACTTGTAGTTCGTAAAGGGCCCATCATAACGTTTCGGGGCGGCCCATGGTATGGTAAAAGGTTTAGTGGAAGTGGGGATCTCAGAGCAACAGCAATTTATGCGCCGAAGTTTGATTATAATGGTGATGAACACAGAGCGCTGTTTTCGTATGAGGCGAGGAACAATTTCTCTGTAAGATTGGTGCTGGGCACGGCGGGGTTATTTCAGCAGCTGTATTGGGTGGAAGATGGAGAATATTGGTACCCATTGTATACATTGCCTGGAGATGGGTGCGATGTGTATGGAATCTGTGGGGAATTTGGTGTTTGTACGTTTTCACTCACAGCAGAATGTGATTGTATGGATGGGTTTGAACCCAAATGGCCTGATGATTGGGAAATGTTTAGGCGTTCTGGTGGATGTGTTAGAAAGGACAATCGAACCTGTGGAAATGGCGAGGGGTTTAAACGAATTAGTAGTGTGAAATTTCCAGATTCTTCAGGGTATTTTGTGAATGTCAATATGAGCATTCAAGACTGTGAGGCGGCGTGTTTGAACAACTGTTCTTGCTTGGCTTATGGAATAATGGAGCTTCCAAATGGCGGCTATGGCTGTGTTACCTGGTTCCATAAACTTATGGATGTTAAATATGTTGTTTATAATGGACAGGATCTCTATGTCAGAGTGGCTGCTTCAGAATTAGGTACTAAATTGCTATTCCTTCCATTCTATTACGAGTAAAGACGctattgttaggaatcacgactctccacaattatATGATactatccactttgagcctaagctcccctcgaacaaagtacactatagagtcTTCTCTGAGGTctatagagccctcgaacaccctctccttaatcgaagCTCGGCTCCTTCTttaagtacaccctttgttcgacactgtcacttttgactacaccttcgaggatcccaacttctttattcaacatttaaggattctattgacatgactaagctaaccatgttaggaatcactactctctacaatggtatgatattgtccactttgagcataacctcTCTGACTTTGTTTTAGGCCTCTCCAAAAGATCGAGATGTGTTTCTTAATTATAACAATGCTTCATCTGCTGTAGATTCAAACAACAAGAAACTTAAGGTTGCTGTCAGTGTGTCTGTGGCTTCATTTCTAGGCTTCTTGGGCTTTGTCATTTGCTTTATTCTTGGGCGTAGAAGAAAAGATAGAGGTAAGCAGTTTCTCTATTGCTTGATTGATCTGTCATTTGTTCATGGCTCATATATATTCCTTTTTGTTGTCTCTAAATCTTATGAACAATAGGTAATGTGATCACTCCTGAGATCACTGCAGGTGATATTCTAGCTCAAGAAAATGATGTTGAGATGCCAATCTATGATCTTACAACGATCGAGGCTGCCACGGATAATTTCTCTTTCTCGAATAAGATAGGTGAAGGCGGGTTTGGTCCTGTATACGAGGTACTCTTTCTTACTAACGTCTTTGTATTAAAACTCATTTCATAAATGagtagtgtgagatcccacatcaattggtgagagaaacgaaacgaaacattctttataagggcgtggaaacctctccttagcaaacACTTTTTcgaaccttgaggagaagtctagaaaggaaagcccaaagaggacgatatttgctagcggtgggtttgagctgttacatgtagtatcagagctagacacaaGGCGTGTACCAAAAAGGACGctgagtcccgaaggggggtggacatcgagcagtgtgctagcgagaatgttgggtcccaaagggggtggattgtgagatcccacatcaattggagaacgGAACGAgccattctttataagggtatagaaatctctcctagcagacacgttttaaaaccttgaggggaagtgtggaagagaaagctcaaagaggacaatatctactagtggtgggcttgaactgttacaaatggtatcagagccagacatcgggcgatgggccagcaaggacgctgagtcctgaagggggtggacactggACGGTATGCCAGCGATGACTGGGtcctaaaggggggtggattgtgagatcccacatcaattggataggggaacaaaacattctttataagggtgtgtaaacttctccgtagcagacgcgttttaaaacaaaactttgagggaaaactcaaaaagaaaagcctaaagaggacaataactgctagtggtgggcttgagcggttacaaatggtatcagagccagacaccgggtagtgtaccagcgaggacgctaagTCCTGAAGGGGTTggacaccggacggtgtgtcagcgatGACACAGGGCCTCACatgggagtggattgtgagatcccacgtcaattggaaaggggaacgaatcattttttataagggtgtggaaacctctccctaatagacgcattttaaaactttgaggggaagctcgcactctagcagtgggcttaagTCGGTGTAACAATAGCTTTGGATAGACTATCGATATTACTTACATATGCTATATATTGTAGGGTAAGCTTCCATGTGGACAAGAGATTGCTATAAAGAGGCTGGCAGGGGGCTCTGGCCAAGGGCAAAACGAGTTTAAAAATGAGGTTACGTTGATATCCCAACTTCAACATCGAAATCTTGTCAAGCTTCTTGGTTTTTGCATTCATAAGGAAGAAACATTACTAGTTTATGAATATATGCCAAACAAAAGCTTAGACCACTTCCTCTTCGGTAGGTACCAAACTTGTTCATCTCCCTGTCTCCTCCTTTAGCAGAACAAATGTTCATTTTATCTCTCTAATTCATATCTTTCCCCTGATATAGATAACGAGAAGAGATATTTACTCAATTGGCAGAAGAGATTCGACATCATAATCGGGATATCTCGAGGACTTCTTTATCTCCACAGAGACTCGAGGCTAAGAATAATACATAGAGATCTCAAAGTAAGTAATATATTACTCGACAGTGAAATGAATCCGAAAATTTCAGATTTTGGCATGGCACGTATGTTCGGCGAAGATCAAACTACGgcaaaaaccaaaagaattgTCGGTACTTAGTAAGTATTAACACAATTTCACTCCGTCACAACATTTTTTCCCTTCACGTTCTTTGTAAGTTATGAATCGGTTCAGTGGCTATATGTCTCCAGAATATGCACTCGACGGGTGTTTTTCATTGAAGTCCGACGTGTTTAGCTTCGGAGTCATTCTTTTGGAGATAGTTAGCGGTAAGAA is drawn from Cucurbita pepo subsp. pepo cultivar mu-cu-16 chromosome LG09, ASM280686v2, whole genome shotgun sequence and contains these coding sequences:
- the LOC111802447 gene encoding G-type lectin S-receptor-like serine/threonine-protein kinase At4g27290 isoform X2; translation: MKLGWDSKTGLNRKLTSWKNPNDPSSGDYTYSVEMDGLPQLVVRKGPIITFRGGPWYGKRFSGSGDLRATAIYAPKFDYNGDEHRALFSYEARNNFSVRLVLGTAGLFQQLYWVEDGEYWYPLYTLPGDGCDVYGICGEFGVCTFSLTAECDCMDGFEPKWPDDWEMFRRSGGCVRKDNRTCGNGEGFKRISSVKFPDSSGYFVNVNMSIQDCEAACLNNCSCLAYGIMELPNGGYGCVTWFHKLMDVKYVVYNGQDLYVRVAASELDSNNKKLKVAVSVSVASFLGFLGFVICFILGRRRKDKITAGDILAQENDVEMPIYDLTTIEAATDNFSFSNKIGEGGFGPVYEGKLPCGQEIAIKRLAGGSGQGQNEFKNEVTLISQLQHRNLVKLLGFCIHKEETLLVYEYMPNKSLDHFLFDNEKRYLLNWQKRFDIIIGISRGLLYLHRDSRLRIIHRDLKVSNILLDSEMNPKISDFGMARMFGEDQTTAKTKRIVGTYGYMSPEYALDGCFSLKSDVFSFGVILLEIVSGKKNRGFFHTDHQLNLLGHAWKLWDEGNALELMDTALENKFQASEALRCIQIGLLCVQLSPDDRPTMWSVLSMLESENMLSYPKQPGFYTERMFSRTDKSLAEASTSNEVTVTLVHGR
- the LOC111802447 gene encoding G-type lectin S-receptor-like serine/threonine-protein kinase At4g27290 isoform X4, with amino-acid sequence MKLGWDSKTGLNRKLTSWKNPNDPSSGDYTYSVEMDGLPQLVVRKGPIITFRGGPWYGKRFSGSGDLRATAIYAPKFDYNGDEHRALFSYEARNNFSVRLVLGTAGLFQQLYWVEDGEYWYPLYTLPGDGCDVYGICGEFGVCTFSLTAECDCMDGFEPKWPDDWEMFRRSGGCVRKDNRTCGNGEGFKRISSVKFPDSSGYFVNVNMSIQDCEAACLNNCSCLAYGIMELPNGGYGCVTWFHKLMDVKYVVYNGQDLYVRVAASELDSNNKKLKVAVSVSVASFLGFLGFVICFILGRRRKDRAQENDVEMPIYDLTTIEAATDNFSFSNKIGEGGFGPVYEGKLPCGQEIAIKRLAGGSGQGQNEFKNEVTLISQLQHRNLVKLLGFCIHKEETLLVYEYMPNKSLDHFLFDNEKRYLLNWQKRFDIIIGISRGLLYLHRDSRLRIIHRDLKVSNILLDSEMNPKISDFGMARMFGEDQTTAKTKRIVGTYGYMSPEYALDGCFSLKSDVFSFGVILLEIVSGKKNRGFFHTDHQLNLLGHAWKLWDEGNALELMDTALENKFQASEALRCIQIGLLCVQLSPDDRPTMWSVLSMLESENMLSYPKQPGFYTERMFSRTDKSLAEASTSNEVTVTLVHGR
- the LOC111802447 gene encoding G-type lectin S-receptor-like serine/threonine-protein kinase At4g27290 isoform X3 encodes the protein MKLGWDSKTGLNRKLTSWKNPNDPSSGDYTYSVEMDGLPQLVVRKGPIITFRGGPWYGKRFSGSGDLRATAIYAPKFDYNGDEHRALFSYEARNNFSVRLVLGTAGLFQQLYWVEDGEYWYPLYTLPGDGCDVYGICGEFGVCTFSLTAECDCMDGFEPKWPDDWEMFRRSGGCVRKDNRTCGNGEGFKRISSVKFPDSSGYFVNVNMSIQDCEAACLNNCSCLAYGIMELPNGGYGCVTWFHKLMDVKYVVYNGQDLYVRVAASELDSNNKKLKVAVSVSVASFLGFLGFVICFILGRRRKDRGDILAQENDVEMPIYDLTTIEAATDNFSFSNKIGEGGFGPVYEGKLPCGQEIAIKRLAGGSGQGQNEFKNEVTLISQLQHRNLVKLLGFCIHKEETLLVYEYMPNKSLDHFLFDNEKRYLLNWQKRFDIIIGISRGLLYLHRDSRLRIIHRDLKVSNILLDSEMNPKISDFGMARMFGEDQTTAKTKRIVGTYGYMSPEYALDGCFSLKSDVFSFGVILLEIVSGKKNRGFFHTDHQLNLLGHAWKLWDEGNALELMDTALENKFQASEALRCIQIGLLCVQLSPDDRPTMWSVLSMLESENMLSYPKQPGFYTERMFSRTDKSLAEASTSNEVTVTLVHGR
- the LOC111802447 gene encoding G-type lectin S-receptor-like serine/threonine-protein kinase At4g27290 isoform X1 — its product is MKLGWDSKTGLNRKLTSWKNPNDPSSGDYTYSVEMDGLPQLVVRKGPIITFRGGPWYGKRFSGSGDLRATAIYAPKFDYNGDEHRALFSYEARNNFSVRLVLGTAGLFQQLYWVEDGEYWYPLYTLPGDGCDVYGICGEFGVCTFSLTAECDCMDGFEPKWPDDWEMFRRSGGCVRKDNRTCGNGEGFKRISSVKFPDSSGYFVNVNMSIQDCEAACLNNCSCLAYGIMELPNGGYGCVTWFHKLMDVKYVVYNGQDLYVRVAASELDVFLNYNNASSAVDSNNKKLKVAVSVSVASFLGFLGFVICFILGRRRKDRGDILAQENDVEMPIYDLTTIEAATDNFSFSNKIGEGGFGPVYEGKLPCGQEIAIKRLAGGSGQGQNEFKNEVTLISQLQHRNLVKLLGFCIHKEETLLVYEYMPNKSLDHFLFDNEKRYLLNWQKRFDIIIGISRGLLYLHRDSRLRIIHRDLKVSNILLDSEMNPKISDFGMARMFGEDQTTAKTKRIVGTYGYMSPEYALDGCFSLKSDVFSFGVILLEIVSGKKNRGFFHTDHQLNLLGHAWKLWDEGNALELMDTALENKFQASEALRCIQIGLLCVQLSPDDRPTMWSVLSMLESENMLSYPKQPGFYTERMFSRTDKSLAEASTSNEVTVTLVHGR